A region of the Litchfieldia alkalitelluris genome:
GTCCAAGGTCTTAATATATTGATTATTCATCCATGTTAGTTTTTGTGTATCAAAAACAGCAGGAGATTTCGATAATCTATCAGTATCAAAAATCTCTATAAATTGATCTTTGTTATAAAGTTCTTCTTCCCCAGCTGGTGACCAACCTAATAGCGCAATAAAATTAAACAATGTCTCAGGTAAATAACCTAACTCTTCATACTGCTCGATAAACTGAATGATTGACTCATCACGTTTACTCAGCTTTTTGCGGCTTTCATTCACGATTAAAGTCATATGGCCAAACTGAGGGATATCCCATCCAAACGCCTCGTAAATCATTATTTGCTTTGGGGTATTTGAAATATGATCCTCTCCGCGAAGAACGTGAGTAATTTGCATTAAATGATCATCAACAGCAACTGCAAAATTATACGTTGGCGTACCATCCTTCTTAACAATAACATAATCACCTATTCCATTTGACTCAAATGAAATTTCACCTTTTACCATATCATTAAATGAATATACTTTATCCTCACGTACTCTGAATCGGATACTAGGTAATCTTCCCTCTTTTTCAAAAGCTTCCTGCTCCTCCGTTGAAAGATTACGATGTTTGCCAGAGTACATTGGCATTTCGCCTCTAGCAACTTGTTCTTCACGCTCTTGTTCAATTTCTTCTTCGGTACAATAACATTTATAAGCAAGTCCTTTTTCAAGAAGCTCTTCATAATACTTCTTATAGAGATCATTTCGCTCAGATTGACGGTATGGACCAAAATCCCCACCTACGTCAGTGCTTTCATCCCATTCGATACCTAGCCATTTTAAATATTTTAATTGACTTTCTTCTCCACCAGCTATGTTTCTCTTTTTATCTGTATCTTCAATACGGATGATAAATTTACCGTTTTGGTTACGTGCGAATAAGTAATTAAATAGTGCAGTTCTTGCGTTTCCGATATGTAAATGTCCTGTGGGACTTGGTGCATAGCGTACTCTAACTTCTTGTGTCATGGTTATTCCTCCAACATCATTTTTCTTTTTTATTTATGTCTACCCTGAAAATACATAGGTTGAAGATTCATTCGCTGCAGTTCACTCGCTTTCCGCGGGGCGGTCCAGGAGCCTCCTCGTCGCAAGGCTCCTGTGGGGTCTCCCGAGCCCGCTATATCCTGCAGGAGTCGAGTGACCTTCCGCTCATTCCAACTGAGTTAGTACTTTTCATCCTTCATGGTGCAAATAACTTATTTCCTCACTGATGCATTATATTTACGTGTTTTTCACTAATAAAACAACTGCTTGTGCTGCAATTCCTTCTTCACGTCCTGTGAAACCAAGTTTTTCTGTTGTGGTTGCTTTTACATTTACCTGAGAAGTTTCTGCATCTAGTAACATGGCAATTCGTTCCCTCATTTGGCCTATATACGGCGCCATTTTTGGTTTTTGTGCAATAATGGTACAGTCTATATTTCCTAAGGAATATCCTTGCTTTTTAATTAAGTTCCATACATGAGATAACAATTTAGCAGAGTCTGCATCTTTAAATGCAGGATCCGTATCAGGAAAGTGCTTTCCAATATCTCCAGCAGCAATTGCACCCAAGCATGCATCTGCAACTGTATGTAATAAGACATCTGCATCTGAATGACCTAAAAGACCTTTTTCAAAAGGGATCTCGATTCCACCGATAATGAGAGGCCGTCCTTCAACCAATTGATGTACATCATAGCCTTGTCCAATTCGAAACATACCATAACCCCTTAAATTTTATTATTTATCCTAGACTTAAGAATTGCCTCTGCAAAAAGTAAATCCTCAGGTGTTGTTATTTTTATATTCATATAATCACTTTCAACAATATACACATTTTTTCCTATTCGTTCAACTAAACTTGCATCATCTGTACCTAAAAATCCTTCTTGTACGGCTTTTTCATGTGCATCTCTAAGGATATCTATTTGAAATGCTTGAGGAGTTTGTATCGCCCATACGTTAGAACGATCAATTGTTTGAATAACTGCCGATTGGCTGTCTACTTGTTTAATTGTTTCCTTCACAGGAACAGCCAAAACTGCCGCACTATGGGTCAAAGCCTTTTCAACCAGAGTATGTATAAACGCTTGTTTCACAAATGGCCTAGCTCCATCATGAACTAATACCACACTTGAATCCCCTATTACTTTTAATCCACTATAGACACTGTCTTGTCTTTCTTTACCACCCGGAACAATTTTGTGAACCTTGTTTATCCCATATTCATTCAACAAAGCTTCAATTTCATCTAATTCTTTGGGATTTATGACTAAAATAATTCCGTTGCAACGTTGATCTTCTTCAAATGCTCTTAGCGTATGGACGATAAGTGGCACGGATTGGATTTCTAAAAATTGTTTGTTGATTCCCGCCTGCATACGACTACCTTGCCCTGCAGCAAGAATAATGATTTCATATTGCATCAATTTCACCTCTTTATCATAGGTTCTTTCTGGAAGATTAAATATTAGAAGTTCTCTCCTGAAAACAACCTAGGTCGTTTGAGTTCCATGCGCTGCGGATCTACTTGCTTTCCGTGGGGTGGTCCGGGAGCCTCCTCGTCGCCTAGGGGCTCCTGTGGGGTCTCCTGAGACCACTAAATCCCGCAGGAGTAGTGGCTCTCCGCACCCATGGTTCAAATTTTCTTTTGCATTGAAGTCTACCCGGCAACGTGAAAACTCCTTCCCCTCCCGGAAGATAGAGCCTAAATTCGGAGCAATGGATTGTTTTCTAGAAAAAAAATCTTGCTAAAGATGGTATATTTAAATATTTTTCAATTAATATGTAAAAACACAAAAAAAGAGGCTTGCTTAGGATAGATATCATTCGGCAATCTCAGTCTTTTGGACCTAAGCAAGTACAACCGAGTCACCATCTATCGTTTCAAACCTCCACTAAATCTATAATGCCTTTTCTAGTAATTTAGGCTTTGCAAAAATCATCCTACCTGCAGATGTTTGTAAAACACTTGTTACTAGAACTTCTATATGCTTTCCAATATAATCTCTTCCATCTTCAACAACAATCATCGTACCATCATCAAGATATGCGATACCTTGATTATGTTCTTTACCGTCTTTTATGACTTGAACATGCATTTCTTCACCAGGTAGCACAACCGGTTTAACGGCGTTGGCTAAATCATTGATGTTTAATACAGCAACTTTTTGTAATTCACATACTTTATTTAAATTAAAATCATTAGTAACAACAACACCTGATGTGAGTTTTGCAAGCTTAACTAACTTACTATCTACTTCTTGAATTTCGTCAAAATCACCTTCATAGATTTCAACCTTTATGGCTAATTCTTTTTGAATCCGATTAAGAATATCAAGTCCTCGTCTTCCTCTATTTCTTTTTAAAACATCAGAGGAATCTGCAATGTGCTGGAGCTCTTCCAAGACAAATTGAGGAATCACAATTGTTCCTTCTAGAAACCCAGTTTGACAGATATCAGCAATTCTTCCGTCAATAATAACACTCGTATCTAGAATTTTAAGCTCCTTACTCTTTTTTTCTACTTCTTCTTCATCGATTCCCTTTTTCTTGTTTTTATTTGAGATAGAAAACAAACTTACAAGTTCATCTCTTTTCTTAAAGCCTACTTGGAATCCGAGATAACCTAGTAGTAATGTAATGAAAATGGGGATGACCGTATTTACGACAACAAATTGAATTTTGCCTAGTGGAATCACGATTAAGAAAGCGACAATTAACCCCGATATAAGACCTAAAGTACCAAAAATAACATCAGTGATTGGTGCTTTTATAAGAGTATCTTCAAGCCATTTTATTAAACCTACGATATAATCGACTAACCAAAAAGTAGTAAAAAATAAGATAATTGCACCTAAAACCGCTAATGTGTATGGCCTATCTAAAAAAGGAACGTCAGCAATATTTAATATTTCAAGAAGCTCTGGTATAAAGAAAATTCCTAGAGTTCCTCCTACGATTAAGAAAAATAAATGAACAATCCGTTTTAACATTCCTTCACCTCCTCATACTCATTATAAACACTTTATACTAATTGAAACCTACAATAAATAGTTTTTTTAAAATGTAAAGGTAATGACATGTACATGTAACGTTTTAAGAGGTTTCTTTCAAATTATCATTCCCATTTTCCTTCGTCAAATGAGCATAACATCATAATTTTCTAAAATAAGTTCAAATTTCTCGGTCGATCGAAAGCTGATTCTTTATTCGCTTTAAACCCGCTTTAATATTTTTAGCTCGAACCTCACCTATACCTTCAACTTCATCTAATTCCTCTACGGTTGAATGTAAAATAAGTTTCAATTTTTTAAAATGAATGACTACATTTTCTATAATATGTGATGGAAGTCTAGGAATTTTATTTAGAATTCGGTAGCCTCTCGAACAGATGATCTCATCCATGTTTGTTAATGGAGAATAGCCTAAAAGCTTTAAAATAATCATATCATCTAGCAGTTCCTTATTAGATAGTGTCTGCAATTGGTCTAGGATAGAATAGGGATTTGCTACTGGGTCTTTTGAATAGTCTTTTAGGATTAATGCTGCTTCTTCCTCGATACTAACAAGTAACTCATCCAATTGAAGGCTAAGCAGTCTTCCTTCAGTTCCTAATTCATTTACATAACAGAGAATTTCACTTTTTATTCTGACTACCATTTCAATTCGATGTAAGACTTGGATAATATCTTTAAAAGTCACTAGGTTTTCAAATTCAAGTGCTCCGATGTTTGTGATTGATTGCTCCAGAACAGATTTATATTTATCTAGTGTTTGTATCGCTTGATTTCCTTTTGTTAAAATCACACCAATATCTTTTAATACATAAGTAAGGCCACCCTTATATAGTGTGATGACATTTCTTCTTTGCGAAATGGCAATAACTAGATTTCCTGTTTGCCTCGCAACACGCTCAGCGGTTCGATGTCTCATACCAGTTTCAGCAGAATAGGTTGACGGGTCGGGCATTAGTTGTGCATTGGCAATTAATATTTTTGCACCCGCATCATCTAAAATAATTGCACCATCCATTTTGGCAAGCTCATAGAGTGAGGCTGGAGAAAAGCTACAATCTATTTCAAAACCACCATCAACGATTCGCTCCATCTGAGAGTTATACCCAATAACAATTAGTCCTCCTGTTTTGGCGCTCAGCACATTTTCAATTCCTTCACGAATTGGTGTACCTGGAGCTACAAATTTCAGTATTTGAGCTAAATTTTTTTCATGATGTATAATCTCATCCAATTTTTTACCCCCTATTGTCCTAATCCATATTGGAGTGCCTGACGTACATCAGAGACACCTACTACCTCAATCCCTTTTGGTATTGTCCATCCCCCAATATTTCTTTCTGGTAAAATGACTCTTTTGAATCCGAGCTTAGCTGCTTCTTGAACCCTTTGCTCAATACGGGATACACGGCGGACCTCACCCGTTAGTCCTACTTCGCCAACAAAAACATCTGTGGCATTAGATGGTTTATCTCTAAAGCTCGATGCTATGCTGACCGCAACAGCTAAGTCAATTGCAGGTTCATCCAGTTTAACGCCTCCAGCAACTTTTAAATAGGCATCTTGATTTTGTAGCAATAAACCCACTCTTTTCTCTAGTACTGCCATTAACAACGAGACGCGGTTTTGATCAACCCCAGTTGCCATTCTTCGAGGATTTCCAAAGCTTGTTGGTGAAATAAGTGCCTGTATCTCCACAAGTACTGGCCTCGTTCCCTCCATGGAAGCCACAACTGTAGAACCTGCTGCCCCTTGAGAGCGCTCTTCAAGAAAGATTTCCGAAGGGTTTGCTACTTCATCCAGGCCGGATTCTTTCATCTCAAATATTCCCATCTCATTTGTCGAACCAAAACGGTTTTTTACAGCACGTAAAATTCGATAGGTATGATGGCGCTCACCTTCAAAATATAATACGGTATCTACCATATGTTCTAATAATCTAGGACCTGCAATTGAGCCTTCTTTTGTCACGTGGCCGACAATAAAAATGGCAATACCCTTTGTTTTTGCAATTCTCATTAATTCAGCTGTACATTCTCTCACCTGTGAAACACTTCCCGGTGCCGAACTAATCTCTGCATGATACATCGTTTGAATGGAGTCAACAACAACAAAAGAAGGATCTAATTCTGATATTGATTTGGTGATATATTCTAAATCAGTTTCTGATTGTACATATAAATTATCAGAAGTCACACCGAGACGATCAGAACGAAGCTTTGTTTGCTTGACTGATTCCTCACCGGAAATATAGAGGACACGGTTTTCATTAGCTAGCTGGGCGGAAACTTGGAGTAGTAATGTAGACTTACCGATACCAGGATCCCCACCAATAAGGACAAGAGAGCCACGGACAATACCGCCACCTAACACGCGGTTGAATTCCTGACTGTTGGTAAACATTCTTGGCTCACTAATGGTTTCTATTGAGGTAATAGGTGAAGGCTTACTTAAAACAGAAGAATTCGAGTGATTAAAAGCACCTTTTCTGGCAACCTTTTGTTCCATTTCTTCCACAAGGGTATTCCACGCATTACATCCAGGACATTTCCCCATCCATTTAGCGGATTCATAGCCACATGCTTGACAACTAAATTTCGTTTTTCTTTTTACCATATTTAATAAAACCTCTCTTATTAGAATACCGACAACTTCACTAAAATATGAACGTTTTTGCAACTTACTCTCTATTTTCCACTATATTAAATGAGCAAAGGCTGACCCAACCAATTGAAGCGAATTACTCGAACATCTCTCAATAAAATGAAGATGCCCCTAGTGATTCGACGCAATTTGCTTGGATCAGCCTCTATACTGATTTATACTTGATTCACTTTTTCCGCTGCCTTTACCACAAATTCACCATCTTCAATATCCATAACAATCTGCTTCCCTTTTTCAATCGTTCCTTTTAGAAGCTCTTCAGATAAACGATCCTCTATTTGCTTTTGAATCGCTCTTCTTAATGGACGAGCCCCATACTCAGGGTCATAACCTTCTTCTGCAATTTTTTCAATAGCAGCTTCTGTAATCTCTAAATCAAGCTCTTGCTCCTTCAGTCTCTTCGTTAACTGCTCTGACATAAGAACAACAATTTCTCTTAAGTGCTTTTTCTCTAAAGAATGGAAGACAATAATTTCATCGATACGATTTAAGAACTCAGGACGGAATGCCTTTTTCAGCTCCTCCATCACTTTACCTTTCATATCTTTGTAATTCTGCCCTTCATCTTGAACATTGAAGCCTACATACTTGTTACGCTTAAGAGTGCTTGCACCAACGTTTGATGTCATAATTAAAATCGTATTTCTAAAATCAACTGTACGTCCCTTAGAATCTGTTAATCGACCATCTTCTAAAACTTGTAATAAAATATTAAAGACATCTGGATGAGCCTTTTCAATTTCATCTAATAGCACAACAGAATATGGTTTACGACGTACTTTTTCAGTTAATTGACCACCTTCATCATAGCCAACATATCCTGGAGGTGACCCTACTAAACGTGAAGTCGAATGCTTCTCCATATATTCAGACATATCAATGCGAATCATGGCATCTTCATCACCAAAAATGGACTCAGCTAATGCTCTTGCAAGCTCCGTTTTACCGACACCAGTAGGTCCTAGGAAGATAAATGAACCAATCGGGCGTTTAGGGTCCTTAAGACCTGCGCGCGCGCGTCTAACTGCCTTAGAAACGGCTTTAACGGCTTCCTCTTGCCCTATCACTCGATCATGAAGAAGACTCTCCATGTTTAATAACTTATCTGTTTCTGTTTGTGCTAGCTTTGAAACAGGTATACCAGTCCAGCTTGATACAACCATGGCAATATCTTCAACTGTAACTTCTGAGTTTTCCTGACCTTGTTTTTCTTTCCACGTTTTCTTCGTTTCTTCGAGCTGCTCACGTAAACGTTGCTCAGTATCTCTTAACGATGCAGCTTTCTCAAATTCCTGACTTTGAACAGCAGCATCCTTTTCTTTACGGACTTCTTCAAGCTTTGCTTCCAGCTCTTTTAAATTTGGTGGTGCAGTATAAGAACGTAAGCGGACCTTTGAGCCTGCTTCATCAATTAAATCAATCGCCTTATCAGGCAAGAAGCGATCAGAGATATATCTATCAGATAGCTTTACAGCTTGAACAATCGCTTCATCTATAATAGAAACCCTATGATGTGCTTCATATCGGTCACGTAATCCTTTTAAAATTTGGATAGACTCATCAATTGTCGG
Encoded here:
- the gltX gene encoding glutamate--tRNA ligase, whose protein sequence is MTQEVRVRYAPSPTGHLHIGNARTALFNYLFARNQNGKFIIRIEDTDKKRNIAGGEESQLKYLKWLGIEWDESTDVGGDFGPYRQSERNDLYKKYYEELLEKGLAYKCYCTEEEIEQEREEQVARGEMPMYSGKHRNLSTEEQEAFEKEGRLPSIRFRVREDKVYSFNDMVKGEISFESNGIGDYVIVKKDGTPTYNFAVAVDDHLMQITHVLRGEDHISNTPKQIMIYEAFGWDIPQFGHMTLIVNESRKKLSKRDESIIQFIEQYEELGYLPETLFNFIALLGWSPAGEEELYNKDQFIEIFDTDRLSKSPAVFDTQKLTWMNNQYIKTLDIERLVELSLPHLVKAGRVSTNMSENEREWAKELIALHQEKLSFGAEIVPLTDLFFREELVYEEEAKEVLAEEQVEEVLKAFVSELQNLESFSAEDIKAAMKTVQKTTGQKGKKLFMPIRVATTGQTHGPDLPMAIHLLGRDKVISRIESIYN
- the ispF gene encoding 2-C-methyl-D-erythritol 2,4-cyclodiphosphate synthase; the protein is MFRIGQGYDVHQLVEGRPLIIGGIEIPFEKGLLGHSDADVLLHTVADACLGAIAAGDIGKHFPDTDPAFKDADSAKLLSHVWNLIKKQGYSLGNIDCTIIAQKPKMAPYIGQMRERIAMLLDAETSQVNVKATTTEKLGFTGREEGIAAQAVVLLVKNT
- the ispD gene encoding 2-C-methyl-D-erythritol 4-phosphate cytidylyltransferase, encoding MQYEIIILAAGQGSRMQAGINKQFLEIQSVPLIVHTLRAFEEDQRCNGIILVINPKELDEIEALLNEYGINKVHKIVPGGKERQDSVYSGLKVIGDSSVVLVHDGARPFVKQAFIHTLVEKALTHSAAVLAVPVKETIKQVDSQSAVIQTIDRSNVWAIQTPQAFQIDILRDAHEKAVQEGFLGTDDASLVERIGKNVYIVESDYMNIKITTPEDLLFAEAILKSRINNKI
- a CDS encoding PIN/TRAM domain-containing protein, with the translated sequence MLKRIVHLFFLIVGGTLGIFFIPELLEILNIADVPFLDRPYTLAVLGAIILFFTTFWLVDYIVGLIKWLEDTLIKAPITDVIFGTLGLISGLIVAFLIVIPLGKIQFVVVNTVIPIFITLLLGYLGFQVGFKKRDELVSLFSISNKNKKKGIDEEEVEKKSKELKILDTSVIIDGRIADICQTGFLEGTIVIPQFVLEELQHIADSSDVLKRNRGRRGLDILNRIQKELAIKVEIYEGDFDEIQEVDSKLVKLAKLTSGVVVTNDFNLNKVCELQKVAVLNINDLANAVKPVVLPGEEMHVQVIKDGKEHNQGIAYLDDGTMIVVEDGRDYIGKHIEVLVTSVLQTSAGRMIFAKPKLLEKAL
- the disA gene encoding DNA integrity scanning diadenylate cyclase DisA — its product is MDEIIHHEKNLAQILKFVAPGTPIREGIENVLSAKTGGLIVIGYNSQMERIVDGGFEIDCSFSPASLYELAKMDGAIILDDAGAKILIANAQLMPDPSTYSAETGMRHRTAERVARQTGNLVIAISQRRNVITLYKGGLTYVLKDIGVILTKGNQAIQTLDKYKSVLEQSITNIGALEFENLVTFKDIIQVLHRIEMVVRIKSEILCYVNELGTEGRLLSLQLDELLVSIEEEAALILKDYSKDPVANPYSILDQLQTLSNKELLDDMIILKLLGYSPLTNMDEIICSRGYRILNKIPRLPSHIIENVVIHFKKLKLILHSTVEELDEVEGIGEVRAKNIKAGLKRIKNQLSIDREI
- the radA gene encoding DNA repair protein RadA; translation: MVKRKTKFSCQACGYESAKWMGKCPGCNAWNTLVEEMEQKVARKGAFNHSNSSVLSKPSPITSIETISEPRMFTNSQEFNRVLGGGIVRGSLVLIGGDPGIGKSTLLLQVSAQLANENRVLYISGEESVKQTKLRSDRLGVTSDNLYVQSETDLEYITKSISELDPSFVVVDSIQTMYHAEISSAPGSVSQVRECTAELMRIAKTKGIAIFIVGHVTKEGSIAGPRLLEHMVDTVLYFEGERHHTYRILRAVKNRFGSTNEMGIFEMKESGLDEVANPSEIFLEERSQGAAGSTVVASMEGTRPVLVEIQALISPTSFGNPRRMATGVDQNRVSLLMAVLEKRVGLLLQNQDAYLKVAGGVKLDEPAIDLAVAVSIASSFRDKPSNATDVFVGEVGLTGEVRRVSRIEQRVQEAAKLGFKRVILPERNIGGWTIPKGIEVVGVSDVRQALQYGLGQ
- the clpC gene encoding ATP-dependent protease ATP-binding subunit ClpC, whose amino-acid sequence is MMFGRFTERAQKVLALAQEEAVRLGHNNIGTEHILLGLIREGEGIAAKALVALGLGPEKIQKEVEALIGRGHDASQTIHYTPRAKKVIELSMDEARKLGHSYVGTEHILLGLIREGEGVAARVLNNLGVSLNKARQQVLQLLGSNESSSGHQGGGAVSANTPTLDSLARDLTAIAREGSLDPVIGRSKEIQRVIEVLSRRTKNNPVLIGEPGVGKTAIAEGLAQQIVNNEVPETLRDKRVMTLDMGTVVAGTKYRGEFEDRLKKVMDEIRQAGNIILFIDELHTLIGAGGAEGAIDASNILKPSLARGELQCIGATTLDEYRKYIEKDAALERRFQPITVDEPTIDESIQILKGLRDRYEAHHRVSIIDEAIVQAVKLSDRYISDRFLPDKAIDLIDEAGSKVRLRSYTAPPNLKELEAKLEEVRKEKDAAVQSQEFEKAASLRDTEQRLREQLEETKKTWKEKQGQENSEVTVEDIAMVVSSWTGIPVSKLAQTETDKLLNMESLLHDRVIGQEEAVKAVSKAVRRARAGLKDPKRPIGSFIFLGPTGVGKTELARALAESIFGDEDAMIRIDMSEYMEKHSTSRLVGSPPGYVGYDEGGQLTEKVRRKPYSVVLLDEIEKAHPDVFNILLQVLEDGRLTDSKGRTVDFRNTILIMTSNVGASTLKRNKYVGFNVQDEGQNYKDMKGKVMEELKKAFRPEFLNRIDEIIVFHSLEKKHLREIVVLMSEQLTKRLKEQELDLEITEAAIEKIAEEGYDPEYGARPLRRAIQKQIEDRLSEELLKGTIEKGKQIVMDIEDGEFVVKAAEKVNQV